The proteins below are encoded in one region of Silene latifolia isolate original U9 population chromosome 2, ASM4854445v1, whole genome shotgun sequence:
- the LOC141640798 gene encoding protein FAR1-RELATED SEQUENCE 3-like, giving the protein MSVEFWNGTFKVSMTFTFLNIGATRTYRMCKEVVNGFHNIGASLNDFKNCQRDLKCFIHERDEQLFIDHFKNMAETRPGFYFDYDVDVDGSLRRALWADGIARRNYSVFGDAVSYDPTYSTNKYKMVFTPFTGIDNHKRSITFCCALIAKENTESFNWVFERFLFAMEGKEPEYIIIDQDPGIIAKRKDYQVFLKKLNAIVWDEELEAEEFDNKWPTIMEEHVPADIEWFTDCYDIRRQWVMAHCKDWIMGGDLDQQRHNQKRIDNENRQSNPKLYSKFAIESDGANIYTHDIFEEFQEEVKNAIGGFSCKGFLELNNLEVTTLKDSLGGRNFDVQLLNHIDI; this is encoded by the exons ATGAGTGTTGAATTTTGGAATGGAACATTTAAAGTTTCAATGACATTTACGTTT CTTAATATTGGAGCAACAAGGACTTACAGAATGTGTAAGGAGGTTGTTAACGGGTTCCACAATATAGGGGCTAGTTTGAACGACTTCAAAAATTGCCAAAGAGACCTTAAGTGTTTTATTCATGAAAGGGACGAACAACTTTTCATTGATCACTTTAAGAATATGGCAGAGACTCGGCCAGGTTTCTACTTCGACTATGATGTTGACGTAGATGGTAGCCTACGCCGCGCACTTTGGGCGGATGGCATTGCTAGGAGGAACTACTCCGTCTTTGGAGATGCCGTTTCTTACGACCCTACTTACTCCACTAACAAGTACAAGATGGTTTTCACTCCCTTCACAGGGATTGACAACCATAAACGATCAATAACTTTCTGTTGTGCCCTTATAGCGAAAGAAAATACGGAATCGTTTAATTGGGTATTCGAGAGGTTTTTGTTTGCTATGGAGGGAAAGGAACCAGAGTACATAATAATAGATCAAGATCCTGGAATAATTGC CAAAAGGAAAGATTACCAGGTTTTTCTAAAAAAGTTAAATGCTATTGTATGGGACGAGGAACTTGAAGCAGAGGAGTTCGACAATAAATGGCCAACAATAATGGAGGAACACGTACCCGCTGACATTGAATGGTTTACGGACTGCTATGATATAAGGAGGCAGTGGGTGATGGCGCACTGTAAGGACTGGATAATGGGGGG TGATTTGGACCAACAAAGACACAACCAGAAGAGGATTGATAACGAAAACCGTCAATCAAACCCTAAGTTGTACAGTAAGTTtgcaatagagagtgatggggcGAACATTTACACACATGATATCTTCGAGGAGTTTCAAGAGGAGGTAAAGAACGCAATTGGTGGATTTAGTTGCAAGGGTTTCTTGGAGTTGAACAACTTAGAGGTTACTACCTTGAAGGATTCATTGGGAGGCCGTAATTTTGATGTTCagttgttgaaccatatagatatatga